The nucleotide sequence CAACTCGCAGGCCTTCCGCGCCGCCATGTGCTTCATGCTCGACCCGCGCGACGGCGCCGACACCGCCTTCGTCCAGTTCCCGCAGCGCTTCGACGACGTCGACCCCACCGACCGCTACTGCAACCACAACCGCATGTTCTTCGACGCCACCCTCCTCGGCCTCAACGGCATCCAGGGCCCCTCCTTCGTCGGCACCGGCTGCATGTTCCGCCGCGTCGCGCTCTACTCCGCCGACCCTCCTCGCTGGCGCCCCGACGACGCCAAGGAGGCCAAGGCCTCGCGCTACAGGCCCAACATGTTCGGCAAATCCACGTCCTTCATCAACTCGGTGCCGGCGGCCGCCAACCAAGAGCGGTCCGTCCCTTCACCGGCGACCGTCGGCGAGGCGGAGCTCGCCGACGCCATGACGTGCGCCTACGAGGACGGCACCGAGTGGGGCAACGACGTCGGGTGGGTGTACAACATCGCGACGGAGGACGTGGTGACCGGCTTCCGGCTGCACCGCACGGGGTGGCGCTCCACGTACTGCGCCATGGAGCCCGACGCGTTCCGCGGCACGGCGCCCATCAACCTCACGGAGCGGCTCTACCAGATCCTGCGCTGGTCGGGGGGATCCCTCGAGATGTTCTTCTCCCGCTTCTGCCcgctcctcgccggccgccgcctccaccccaTGCAGCGCATCGCCTACATCAACATGACCACCTACCCCGTCTCCACCTTCTTCATCTGCATGTATTACTTCTACCCGGTGATGTGGCTCTTCCAGGGGGAGTTCTACATCCAGAGGCCGTTCCAGACGTTCgcgctcttcgtcgtcatcgtcatcgccaCGGTGGAGCTCATCGGCATGGTGGAGATCAGGTGGGCCGGCCTCACGCCGCTCGACTGGTTCCGCAACGAGCAGTTCTACATCATCGGCACCACCGGCGTGTACCCTATGGCGATGCTGCACATCATCCTCAGGTCCCTCGGCATCAAGGGGGTGTCCTTCAAGCTGACGGCCAAGAAGCTCACGAGCGGCACGAGGGAGAGGCTCGCGGAGCTCTACGACGTGCAGTGGGTGCCGTTGCTGGTGCCCACGGTGGTGGTGATGGCCGTGAACGTGGCCGCCATCGGCGCGGCGGCGGGCAAGGCGATCGCTGGGCGGTGGTCGGCCGCGCAGGTCGCCGGGGCGGCCAGCGGGCTCGTCTTCAACGTGTGGATGCTGCTGCTGCTCTACCCGTTCGCGCTCGGGATAATGGGGCGCTGGAGCAAGAGGCCATACATCCTGTTCATTGTGCTGGTCACCGCGGTCGCTGCCACCGCGTCCGTGTACGTCGCGCTCGCCGGCTCCCTACCGTACTTGCATTCGGGAATAAAGCTAGTTTAAATTTTGCACTCATAAGTAATGCTGCAAAGCCTGTAAGAGCTGTGAGTCAAAACACCCATAGTTTAAATTGCAGCATGTAATAAAGTTTTCCTTACCTTAATGGTTGTGTTATGGTACGGTAGGCATGCAAtcttttcttttgcagggaaatatTGTGAGCTGTATTCCACACACACAGCCCCGGCGTGGCCGGTTAAAAAAAGCTGAGGTGTTTTGTGCCGGTGAACGTGTTCCAAGGTCAAGCCGGTTCGGTACGGGAGCGGCGAGCGGTGTGTCGGCGGCTTGTTTTGACGGCTGTAGTAGTCGTTCGGTGGTCTTGATATCTTTATGTAACTTTTATTTTATTTGAGGTGCTTTGTACTTTCGATGAAATTTGATAATAGATATAGATTATTTTCGTAAAAAAAACTGAGAGCGGTGTCTAACTAGCAGTTCGTGACGTCCACTGCGCTAGCATGGTTCCCACACAGACGAGCCAAAAAATTTGCTGGGCTTTTTACATGTTGAATAACCACTAGTGCGCATGGGTCATATGCAAACGATTTAAACCTATTCTTGCTGACAAAGCTTTGACCCGTCGCTTTTTGAAGGTGTGCGAAAAGGGTGGTCCATCGCACCCAAAAAGTACAAAGAAGTACTATGCATTAAGGTGTGCGAAAGGGTTGGTCCATCGCACCTAAAAACACAAAAAAATGCTATGCATCAAGGTGTGCGAAAGGGGTGGTTCATCGCACGTAAAAAACACAAAGAAGTACTATGCATTAATTAAGAAAATAAGACCTGCCAGGACTAGCCCTTGATGGCATATTTTCATAGGAGAAGCAACCTGAGCACCCGTCGAGCCCAAGTCTCAAACCTGGGCGGGCAGCGTGCGCACCTGCAGCGCTTGCCAAGATTGTGACGCTCTGTTCTCATAATATGCATCAATAAATGTAGAATGAACAAGTAAAATGTATCTCAACATTGTATTAAGAGCATGTACAATAaggtgacataagcaggctataagaatTAGAATATTATATCTTTGCTTAATTAGAGAgtgaagagaagcgggctcttggttagtaacCGGCTCTAATACGAGCCTCAAAACGTTTTATGAGATTGTAAGGTGGGTCAACTAGTAATAAAGTATTAGTAcatatataaaacttattattgtacattcCCGCTATAAGGTTGGTTCTAGATAACATGACAACTCTTTATAACCAATTGTTGGATGTATTATTAACCCTGCTCTAGGTCGCTCTACGCTCTACATTTTCTATCCGAATAACCAACAGTATAATAATCGGTAGTATACAATGGAATTAAGGCTGTCTACATTCACAGTTTCAGGGTCCAAAGATGGGACCGGCTAGGGACCATGTGACTGAATTTCCAATTTCGGCCagtctctttttcttcttctttacaaTCAGCTAACTACTCTACTCGCTCGGGATCAAAAGACCAGTTGCCAGTCAATTCGAGGCCTCTACTAAACGCATGCATGCGACTGGGAATCGAGAAATAAGGATGCGGGTCGTCCTCCCGGCTCCTCAGCTGTTTGGATTCCTCGCCATTGGATCTGGCCGCTTGATGTATTTTCGGCCGTTGGATCCAGaggtgggaggagctgggccgtCGGATCGGAGAGGGGTAACTGTAGGAATGAATAGTTACCTCCCGCTGTAAAAGATCTCGTGCCACCGCGCGTAATTCCAGCGCCCCCCGAGGGCATTTTAGTCATTTCATTGTTGGGTATAAAATGTCGCCGGCTCCTCCcgtagaaccctagccgcctcttctCTCCCTTCCCAGCCGCTCGCCTCGTCtcgcccgccccgccccgcccgtccCGCTTGCCATGGCCGTGGCCGATGACCGCGGCCCCGTCGTCCCGCCCTTCTCGCTCGCTGTGGCCGTGGCCGATGACCGCGGCCCCGTCggcccgccccgcccgccccgctcgccatggccgatgccccgccgcctcctccctgccCGTCCCGCTCACCGTGGCCGATGACCGCGCCACCAGGGACCGCGACCACTCGATGAGGAGGCCTGGACCTTGGCGCAGAGCCGTGCccccgtgcggcggcggcggcagatcccTCCTCATCGCAGTGCCAGCCCTCCTGCCGGTGCCACGCCGCGCCGCGATGCTGCTGGCTCGATCTCCTTGTCCCCTCCTCTCCTGTCAAGCACACGACCTCCGTCAAggccgcgcccgaggccgaccAGGAGGCCACGGTCACCAAGTGCCCATGCAAGGGCACCACATCCGGGAAGAAGAAGTTGGCGCCCGAGGCGGCGGTGGGCAAGAAGCAGCATAATTGGTGAGAGGCTAGGGTTTGTCTCTGTCCAGGGAACTGCAGGTTGACCCcttctctccctcctttctcttttCTTGTTTGTCTGTAGGCTTGGGCTTGTAGGTTTTGTCTTCTCTGTCTGGAGATGTTGTTGGATTCGGACTATATTCCAAAGATGGCCACTTTTCTGAGGCCTTTTGTGCTTCCTTCTTTGGAAtcgatgggagagagagagaagggtttAGCTAGGTTCCAAATATTGGGATATTTTGGATCGATGGTTTGACTAGGTTCCAAAAAGTGGACTTTTGTTGTTGCCTTGTTAGCTTTAGGTGGTTTGCATAAAATGTGCTTTTGTTGTTCACAAGGGACTTGGTTCTGCTTAGGTTCTTGAAGTCGTTTAGTAATTAGGAGGCACTCTTATGATGTGTATTGGGATTAGTGTTTGGGATTGTGGATGTGCTGCCAGGAAGGTGTGTGCAGTGAATTATGTGGGCTTTAGTTTGGTTTGGTCTAGTTTCTTCCTTGGGTTAGGGTTAGGTTTGGATGCAATAAACTATGTGCCCTCTGGTTTATACTGGTGCATTATAGTTTACCTTGGAGATCAGCAAAGTCGCATTGTTGGTTAAGTAGAAGATGTGGGATCTATGCCTGCGGTGGGGTTCCAGTTCTTTGGATCGAAGTGTTGTTTTCAGGTGCTAGATTATTTTGTTTCTTGCTTACCTTATAGTCACAAGACAAATACGTCATGGTTGCGGTTGTTTGAATCAAAGTGATTTTTTAGGTGCTAGATTAATTTGATCATTGCTTAGCCATATAATCACAGGCCAGATAGGTCACATAGTTGATTGGAAAAGAACATTCAGGTATCTTATAATAGTGAAGTAGAAAATATCTTCTACTCTTTGAGTAATACTAAATGTTGGGTTAAACTTCTTTTACCAGTCTGCCACGTCTCTACATTTTCATCTATGATATATATTGTTTATTTATGAATTAGCTAAGACGGGGCAGGGGTGCGGTAGGCCGCACTTTCTACACTGCCGGCCGAAGCATCTGTGCGGGCCCCCAAGGTTGCCGGCGACCGGACACGACCACCTCTTCCGATGTCAAAGTCGCCCTCGTCCCCACCCCCACGCCACACTTCCGAACAGGTTCGCATGCCTTGCCCTCACCCCCTGTTACTTTAGCCTTGCTGGTTCCTTCTTCTTTGTACTCAGGGTGTGCTGGTTAATTTTTTTTCCATACTCCATACTGCACAGTTAGCCACCATAATCCATGTGTGAAGATTGATAGCCGCATTTGATTACACCATAAGTTCTAGATGTGATTTTTAAGCTACTTTATTAACCTTGAAAGCAATAGCTAGCTAGCTTTCAATTGTTCTGAAGTATGATGCCTTATTTGACCATTTACAATTAGAATGAAGGGGAACATACACGAAATGCACCGATGTTTGTTGGCCACTGTACACATATATTTGTTTTTCTGTTGTGACTTGGAGATCTTGCAGCCTTAAAAATATGTCTCAGATTTAAGAATGTGTAAACAATGGCCAAGTAGCAGGTTTTCACCATCCCATGAATTACAGGAGATGCGGCTGTAGTTTTTAAGATGTATAGGAAAAGGCACTAGCCTAGGACTGGTTATTGCATTCTTAGTTAGGCTCTATGTAGTTAAGAAAATTGTAGTATGTGCGCTGATGTTGTCTTTGTACCAGTCAAAATGATGTCGGTTGTCCAAAGCACTGCAACACTTCTTTTTACAGTGATTCCTTTGTTGAATGTATGTTCCAGGTGGCAGCAGATCCTCTTCTGATGGCGTCGGAATAAATTCTCAGGTGAACCCAGATGGCCTTATGTTTGGAGGCGCTGAAAGAGGATGCCTAAATATGCGTGAATAAAGGCAAATGATAAATACATTTGTTTCATTTTCTGATCCCACTGATCATGTTAAGCAATGTGCCTACAACGGCTACTGTATGCGATGAGTTTTTCTAAGCCGTGTTCCATCTCTTAGGCTTGATACATATGATCAGTGCCCATGTAAATCAGTCAAGACAGTGTGCATATTTTCTGGTTATTTGGATAGTGCTAAGATACTCGGAGAAATGTTTTTGAACTAGGAGCTCATTATAATTTATTTTCATAGGAGTTTAGATACCGGAAGCGCTTATGTGTGTATGTATAGCTTATGAAAGGCATACATATAGTCATACTCTTGTAGGGTTGCTACCTGCTGAAACATGGGATTGTTATCCATATTATCTTTATGCACCTCATGGCAATTcctatgtttttaaggcggtaaggcgatCTAAGGCGCTGGGGGGGCGCCTTATCGCCTAGGCGACGCCTAAGCGCCTAAGGCGGACGCCTAAGCGCCTAAGGCGGGCATATTTGTAAGGCGCTGGCGGGGCGCCTTATCGCCTAAGCGTCGCCTAAGCGTCCAAGGCGGGACGCCTTAAAAACAGAGGGCAATTCTATACATTAGTCTGCTCAGGGGTCATTATGATTTGATCATTTAAGTTGGGCAATCCCTCTTACTCTTATGTGCTGGAGTTCTCGATCTAGGCAATGAACTAGAATTTTGTGTGTATTTTTGCTTAAGCAATGTAGGATTCAGTAATGGATGTTGGAGCAACATCTTTCAGAATGTAATTAATTAATTTTACTTTTCGCGAAGTAtatttcttttgtttcaataagAATTATGCACAACTCGCTATTTAAAGGTGCATTTGTCTAAGTTTCTTTATTTCAAAACTGCATATGCAGGAGAGGCTCACACTGAGGGAGGGCTAAATTGTGAGATATCCTTGTTTGGTCCTTTCCATATACCTACAAGGCATGAATCAAGATGGCATGGTTTATCATTGAACTGAATGCTTCCATGGAACTTTGGTTTCAGGTGATAACATGAATATATACTTTTTATGGTTTGGCTAGATGGTCCTTCTAGATTTTGTCTGAGTGTGTCAAGTACTCGGGTTATAATTACCAAAATCTCCTATTTTTGACCGTGGCAGTTACTACCTTAAACAAGCAGTCTGGCGACCAGGAGCTCGTCGGCGCAGTTCCCTCGACGGATGGATGCCTGCTCGCGCTCACGGAGGCCAAGGCGGCCGCGCTGCTCTGGTTCATGTtccgccttggggggggggggggcacggcggCCGCCGTGCAGCCCGACAACCAGGAGTTAGCTGGCGTGGTTCCCTCGACGGAGGGATGCTTCTTCCGTCCGCTGCCTGCTCCGTGCCTACACCATGTACATCCTTTCCTCCTTGTGCTTCTGCTCGCCTGGGATGCAGCTCTTCAGTGAGCAAGACAAGGTCCATTTTCTCATCCatgtctctctccccctctctaatCCCTAACACTCACAATTGGTCTGCTCTTCTCTTGTAGATGTGCAGGGAGAAAAGGACCATTGGACTGTACAGGAATAATGGATGACGTCCTTTGCTGCTCGACCTAGCCTTGCTGCTTGAGCACGTTGCCCCTGGTAAGCTTGTTTCTCTTCATCGTTAGATTTGTATGCGTCTGCTGCTAAAACAATAACCACCCCGATTAGCCTAGCATGCCTCTGTTTTAGTGGTTAATTGCCGCATTCAATTGTTCTACAGGGTTTCTTAATCCTGGTTAAGGTAAATTGATTGATTCAGTTAGATCATGGAGGCTGGTTATCAATGACACAGAAGCAAGATTAACTTGCATTTAGACAATCACTATCTTACTTCCAGCATCAGGTTTAGCCTACCTTACTATGCATTTCTGAAGGCTTGGTTCCTTCCCTGATCATAATGCATGTAGACGCACACTCAAAGTTAGGTCTTGGGATCTGTTTCAGGAACAACTGTTGCTAGCCTTGGTATAATTTGTTTCATTGTTGCTAAGCATAATgtgattatttttattttattcacCAATTGTTGTTCTCTGCTGCTATTTTTGTCTGAGGGTGAATGGGCGTGCAGTTTTTTGTATTCAAAGTTCTCATTAACTGAAACCTGTTATGTCTGGTCACACAGAGGTACTGTCTAGCCTCGACCAAGGAATTGATGCCGTGGATCTTCCGATCAGTATATTCCTGGTATGTTTTGTTTAATTTTTTGTTTTTAGAAGTAATTTTGGTGCCTTCTTCAGTTTGTGCAACCGGCCGTGGTTCTTCTGATCGATCCAGTCGTGTTGTGTGCATCTGTGGCTTCGTGTGCGTCTGATATTTCTTCATTGCCCTTTCTCCACTACAGTCTCTCCATCGCTGGTCGCCGATCCAATGCCGTGTGCCTCCCCCTCTACCCCTTTCCCGGTGGCGGGATAATATCAGTATCTGGTTCCCTTTGACAGTTTTGGTGAATGGGGCGGCGTTGTGGTGGAAGGACCTATACATCGTTCGAGGCCCATGCGAAATAAATTATGTGCAGGCTGCTGGTAACCGCTGACGCCGAGGCCATCCACCGCGTGGAGGACTTCTTGGGCACTTCCGACGCATTGTGGGTTGAGCTTCTGCAGCCCGCTGCGTGCCGGACACTTCTTCCCTTTATCCCTGGTGTACAAGACATGTTCTTTCTAAAAGCAATGCACATCGACTTGACATCATCTCCCGTTTTATC is from Triticum aestivum cultivar Chinese Spring chromosome 1B, IWGSC CS RefSeq v2.1, whole genome shotgun sequence and encodes:
- the LOC123113383 gene encoding probable mixed-linked glucan synthase 8; this translates as MASPAAGGGGRLADPLLATDVVVGPKDKYWVPADEREILASHRSGAGGDDGRAPLLYRTFRVKGPLINLYRLLTLVRVIVVILFFTWRMRHRDSDAMWLWWISVVGDLWFGVTWLLNQITKLRPRKCVPSISVLREQLDQPDGGSDLPLLDVFINTVDPVDEPMLYTMNSILSILATDYPVDKYATYFSDDGGSLVHYEGLQLAAEFAASWVPFCRKHCVEPRAPESYFWAKMRGEYAGTAPKEFLDDHRRMRAAYEEFKVRLDGLSAAIEQRSEACNRANGKEEGADATWMADGSTQWQGTWIKPAKGHRKGHHPAILQVMLDQPSKDPELGMAASSGHPLDLSAVDARLPMLVYIAREKRPGYDHQKKAGAMNVQLRVSALLSNAPFIINFDGDHYVNNSQAFRAAMCFMLDPRDGADTAFVQFPQRFDDVDPTDRYCNHNRMFFDATLLGLNGIQGPSFVGTGCMFRRVALYSADPPRWRPDDAKEAKASRYRPNMFGKSTSFINSVPAAANQERSVPSPATVGEAELADAMTCAYEDGTEWGNDVGWVYNIATEDVVTGFRLHRTGWRSTYCAMEPDAFRGTAPINLTERLYQILRWSGGSLEMFFSRFCPLLAGRRLHPMQRIAYINMTTYPVSTFFICMYYFYPVMWLFQGEFYIQRPFQTFALFVVIVIATVELIGMVEIRWAGLTPLDWFRNEQFYIIGTTGVYPMAMLHIILRSLGIKGVSFKLTAKKLTSGTRERLAELYDVQWVPLLVPTVVVMAVNVAAIGAAAGKAIAGRWSAAQVAGAASGLVFNVWMLLLLYPFALGIMGRWSKRPYILFIVLVTAVAATASVYVALAGSLPYLHSGIKLV